Proteins from one Natrinema salinisoli genomic window:
- a CDS encoding ABC transporter permease: MSDRHPTTERGRIRIVGFDEPESDDRDGDSQASSTPTGEASTETEPRSPTAAAATETTAEGPDRRRLEDAVRRFRRNRTAMLGVTVIAVMAVLAIFARPIEVSTAEYTITLQPFALAPHDPHEPFVGAANAPPSWDHPFGTDWAGRDQFARVLVGGRYTLSIGLVAVLLALCVGVPLGAVAGYFGGRIDELVMRIVDVLYAFPFLVLAIAIVPILDPIPIPGRGFWEVVLALTVTGWIGYARLLRGEILSIREREYVTAATALGVPDRTIIRRHVVPNAIAPVVVQATLNVGTVVLAAAALGFLGLGLEPGSAEWGAMLSRGRDSLLQGHWHVTVFPGLAIFLFVLAINLVGDGINDAIDPREDASDDRRRMR; the protein is encoded by the coding sequence ATGAGCGACCGACATCCCACTACCGAACGCGGCCGGATTCGCATCGTCGGCTTCGACGAGCCGGAATCGGACGACCGCGACGGTGACTCGCAGGCCTCGAGTACTCCAACGGGGGAGGCGAGCACCGAGACCGAACCGCGTTCGCCGACGGCAGCGGCGGCGACGGAGACGACGGCGGAGGGACCGGACAGACGGCGACTCGAGGACGCCGTCCGCCGGTTCCGTCGCAACCGAACGGCGATGCTGGGAGTGACAGTCATCGCCGTCATGGCGGTGCTCGCGATCTTCGCACGACCGATCGAGGTTTCGACGGCTGAGTATACGATCACGCTCCAGCCGTTCGCGCTGGCTCCGCACGATCCCCACGAGCCGTTCGTCGGCGCGGCGAACGCCCCGCCCTCCTGGGACCACCCGTTCGGAACCGACTGGGCCGGGCGAGATCAGTTCGCCCGGGTGCTCGTCGGCGGCCGCTACACCCTGAGCATCGGCCTCGTCGCGGTCCTGCTCGCGCTGTGCGTCGGGGTTCCCCTCGGCGCAGTCGCGGGCTATTTCGGCGGCCGGATCGACGAACTCGTCATGCGCATCGTCGACGTGCTGTACGCCTTTCCGTTCCTGGTCCTCGCGATCGCGATCGTCCCGATCCTCGATCCGATCCCGATCCCGGGGCGGGGGTTCTGGGAGGTGGTTCTCGCACTCACCGTTACCGGCTGGATCGGCTACGCGAGACTGTTACGCGGCGAGATCCTCTCGATTCGCGAGCGCGAATACGTGACGGCTGCGACCGCGCTCGGCGTCCCCGATCGGACGATCATCCGGCGACACGTCGTTCCGAACGCGATCGCACCCGTCGTCGTCCAAGCCACGCTCAACGTCGGCACGGTCGTTCTCGCGGCGGCGGCGCTCGGCTTCCTCGGGCTCGGCCTCGAACCCGGCAGCGCGGAGTGGGGTGCGATGCTGTCGCGCGGTCGCGACTCGCTCCTGCAGGGCCACTGGCACGTCACCGTCTTCCCCGGGCTCGCGATCTTCCTGTTCGTGCTGGCGATCAACCTGGTCGGCGACGGGATCAACGACGCGATCGATCCCCGCGAGGACGCGAGCGACGACCGGAGGCGGATGCGCTGA
- the hpt gene encoding hypoxanthine/guanine phosphoribosyltransferase — protein sequence MDQLKQSLLEAPIIEKNGYHYFVHPISDGVPKLDPTLLREIVIRIIRKAQLDDVDRIVTPAAMGIHISTAVSLMTDIPLTVIRKRQYGLDDEVEISQKTGYSENEMYINDVREGERVLVLDDVLSTGGTLAAVLAALDEIGAEVIDTVAVIKKVGGENKVDDAGYDVKTLINVDVVDGEVVIVDEEGDQ from the coding sequence ATGGATCAGCTAAAGCAGTCCCTCCTCGAGGCTCCGATCATCGAGAAGAACGGCTATCACTACTTCGTACACCCGATCAGTGACGGCGTGCCGAAACTCGACCCCACCCTCTTGCGCGAGATCGTCATCCGAATCATCCGGAAGGCGCAACTCGACGACGTCGATCGGATCGTTACCCCGGCGGCCATGGGCATTCACATCTCCACCGCCGTCTCGCTGATGACCGACATCCCGCTGACGGTCATCCGAAAGCGCCAGTACGGCCTCGACGACGAGGTCGAGATCTCCCAGAAGACGGGCTACTCCGAGAACGAGATGTACATCAACGACGTGCGCGAGGGCGAGCGCGTGCTCGTGCTCGACGACGTTCTCTCGACCGGCGGGACGCTCGCCGCGGTGCTCGCAGCGCTCGACGAGATCGGCGCGGAAGTCATCGACACGGTCGCGGTCATCAAGAAGGTGGGCGGCGAGAACAAGGTCGACGACGCGGGATACGACGTCAAGACGCTGATCAACGTCGACGTCGTCGACGGCGAGGTCGTCATCGTCGACGAGGAAGGCGATCAGTAA
- a CDS encoding GtrA family protein: MSNSLPETIRTRVRALCSTTRVGLYVGVGTFGAAIDTAALVFLVEAMSLGTVVSKLLSWELGIAVIFVINEQWTFASYGEGGLRALWRRFMLSNVVRFGGLLVTLVVLMVLTGHFGVGLMLANVIGIGAGFFVNYICECLYTWQVYQDQR; the protein is encoded by the coding sequence ATGAGTAACTCCCTCCCAGAGACGATCCGAACGCGGGTTCGTGCGCTGTGCTCGACGACGCGGGTCGGACTGTACGTCGGGGTCGGGACCTTCGGTGCGGCCATCGACACTGCTGCGCTCGTATTCCTGGTCGAGGCTATGTCCCTCGGAACGGTCGTCTCAAAGCTCCTCTCCTGGGAGCTCGGTATTGCAGTCATCTTCGTGATCAACGAACAGTGGACGTTCGCGAGCTACGGCGAGGGCGGACTGCGAGCGCTGTGGCGCCGATTCATGCTCTCGAACGTGGTCCGCTTCGGCGGGTTGCTGGTGACGCTGGTAGTATTAATGGTGCTGACCGGGCACTTCGGCGTCGGACTCATGCTGGCGAACGTGATCGGTATCGGAGCCGGGTTCTTCGTCAACTACATCTGTGAGTGCCTTTACACCTGGCAGGTGTATCAGGACCAGCGGTAG
- a CDS encoding ABC transporter substrate-binding protein has protein sequence MAGNSGGRDGGRLRRRSLLEGVGALGVTGLAGCIRSNSIEADGPAEELIQEGFEATEIEPPFETTIAITEGTERSRFAELLEVALEDTGFFDVSISEYKWTTYLERLTTAADDGENALFIVSWTGGWDPDDYVNMLFHSDNHTPDGLNVNHYASDTVDDYIDDGLEETELDERVDIYRQLQEHLVADSPVSFVRVSEASHVWNADAISGWQAYPLESGTYNAVYAPWAGVYTDLDGDEFVGDLGSDISTTDPVSMNDTASSQATQLVYEGLTGVDFDGAVQPVLADEWERLDPMTYRFTLRDGVQFHNGEELTADHVKRSFERYEGTPRESDVYDWYETIDIVDDRTIDIHCWREYGPFEKRLFDLPIVPMAAIDGDRDLESEPIGTGPYRFADYQSGNHWRLERFDDYWFGGSEAVPATPPAETVRLEIITEAASRQGALDVGDIDFSSGVPSASLSDLAADDAYGVDRRIGGGFDMVIYPLYHGPFTNELVRRGCNMLIPRQTILEDVYHGLGQPAYVPISPLLEDYTDEAFEERIAETYVQPT, from the coding sequence ATGGCGGGGAATAGCGGTGGCCGGGACGGGGGCCGCCTACGGCGGCGCTCGCTACTCGAGGGGGTAGGAGCGCTCGGAGTCACCGGGCTGGCTGGCTGTATCCGCAGCAACAGCATCGAAGCCGACGGTCCGGCCGAAGAGTTGATTCAGGAGGGGTTCGAGGCGACGGAAATCGAACCGCCGTTCGAAACGACCATCGCGATCACCGAGGGCACCGAACGGAGCCGATTCGCGGAACTCCTCGAAGTCGCGCTCGAGGACACCGGCTTCTTCGACGTCTCGATTTCGGAATACAAGTGGACGACCTACCTCGAGCGCTTGACCACGGCGGCCGACGACGGTGAGAATGCCCTCTTTATCGTCAGCTGGACCGGTGGCTGGGATCCCGACGACTACGTTAACATGTTGTTTCACTCGGACAATCACACGCCCGACGGGCTCAACGTCAACCACTACGCCAGCGACACCGTCGACGACTACATCGACGACGGGCTCGAGGAAACGGAGCTCGACGAGCGGGTCGATATCTACCGGCAGCTACAGGAACACCTGGTCGCCGATTCCCCAGTCTCGTTCGTCCGCGTGAGCGAAGCGTCGCACGTCTGGAACGCCGACGCGATTAGCGGCTGGCAGGCGTACCCGCTCGAGTCGGGAACGTACAACGCGGTATACGCTCCCTGGGCGGGCGTCTATACGGATCTCGACGGCGACGAGTTCGTCGGCGATCTCGGAAGCGATATCTCGACCACCGACCCGGTTTCGATGAACGATACGGCCTCGAGTCAGGCGACCCAACTCGTCTACGAGGGCCTCACGGGGGTAGACTTCGACGGCGCGGTCCAGCCGGTCCTGGCCGACGAGTGGGAGCGGCTCGACCCGATGACCTACCGGTTTACCCTCAGAGACGGCGTGCAGTTCCACAACGGCGAGGAGCTGACCGCCGACCACGTCAAACGATCGTTCGAACGGTACGAGGGCACCCCTCGAGAGTCCGACGTCTACGACTGGTACGAGACCATCGATATCGTCGACGACCGTACGATCGACATTCACTGCTGGCGGGAGTACGGCCCCTTCGAAAAACGGTTGTTCGACCTTCCGATCGTCCCGATGGCGGCCATCGACGGCGACCGCGACCTCGAGTCGGAACCGATCGGAACCGGCCCCTACCGGTTCGCCGACTACCAATCCGGCAATCACTGGCGGCTCGAACGGTTCGACGACTACTGGTTCGGCGGCTCGGAGGCAGTCCCCGCGACGCCACCGGCCGAGACGGTGCGGCTCGAGATCATCACCGAAGCTGCGTCCCGGCAGGGCGCACTCGACGTCGGCGATATCGACTTCAGTTCCGGCGTTCCGTCTGCGAGTCTGTCCGACCTGGCGGCCGACGACGCGTACGGCGTCGATCGCCGGATCGGCGGCGGATTCGATATGGTGATCTATCCGCTCTACCACGGCCCGTTTACCAACGAGCTTGTCCGCCGGGGGTGTAACATGCTGATTCCCCGTCAAACGATTCTCGAGGACGTGTATCACGGTCTCGGGCAACCGGCGTACGTCCCGATCTCGCCGCTCCTCGAGGACTACACGGACGAAGCGTTCGAAGAGCGAATCGCCGAAACGTACGTTCAGCCGACCTGA
- a CDS encoding ABC transporter ATP-binding protein, which yields MALLEVEDLVVQFYTDDGVVRAVDGISYEIRAGETVGLVGESGAGKSVASLALLRLIRSPGEIVSGAIRFDGRNLLECSDRELRELRGNDIAMVFQDADAALNPVYSVGEQIAEAVRAHEDVTDDAARDRAIALLERVGIPEPATRYADYPHEFSGGMQQRVVIAMALACDPALLVCDEPTTGLDVTVQAGVLELLADLARESETAIQLVTHDLGIVAELCDRVLVQYAGEIVERAPVEELYYDPKHPYTVGLLASIPRLGADSDRLATVPGTTPSLVDPPTGCRFHPRCPYAEPACARRHPRLVETDSETPAADAGPESHLAACLEYTGDLEDGLDYEVQVRDETGGEYHERERERTERGEPE from the coding sequence ATGGCGCTGCTCGAGGTCGAGGATCTGGTCGTCCAGTTCTACACCGACGACGGCGTCGTCCGGGCGGTCGACGGCATCAGCTACGAGATCCGCGCGGGCGAGACGGTCGGGCTGGTCGGCGAGAGCGGGGCGGGCAAGAGCGTCGCCAGCCTCGCGCTCCTCCGCCTGATCCGGTCACCCGGTGAGATCGTCAGCGGGGCGATCCGGTTCGACGGCCGGAACCTCCTCGAGTGCTCGGATCGCGAACTCAGGGAACTCCGGGGGAACGACATCGCGATGGTGTTTCAGGACGCCGACGCGGCGCTCAATCCCGTCTACTCCGTCGGCGAACAGATCGCCGAAGCAGTGCGCGCCCACGAAGACGTCACCGACGACGCCGCCCGCGACCGGGCGATCGCGCTCCTCGAGCGGGTCGGAATCCCGGAGCCGGCGACGCGCTACGCCGATTACCCGCACGAGTTCTCCGGCGGGATGCAACAGCGGGTCGTGATCGCCATGGCGCTGGCCTGCGACCCAGCGCTGCTCGTCTGTGACGAGCCGACGACGGGGCTCGACGTCACCGTTCAGGCCGGCGTCCTCGAGTTGCTCGCGGACCTCGCTCGGGAGTCCGAGACGGCGATCCAGCTCGTCACCCACGACCTCGGGATCGTCGCGGAGCTGTGCGATCGGGTCCTGGTCCAGTACGCCGGCGAGATCGTCGAGCGCGCACCGGTCGAGGAGCTCTACTACGATCCCAAGCATCCCTACACCGTCGGACTGCTTGCCTCGATCCCCCGGCTCGGTGCCGACAGCGATCGCCTCGCGACCGTTCCCGGAACGACGCCGAGCCTCGTCGACCCGCCGACCGGCTGTCGATTTCACCCCCGCTGTCCCTATGCCGAGCCGGCGTGTGCCAGACGTCACCCGCGGCTCGTCGAGACGGACTCGGAGACGCCGGCGGCCGACGCGGGTCCCGAGTCACACCTCGCGGCCTGCCTCGAGTACACCGGCGACCTCGAGGACGGTCTGGACTACGAGGTACAGGTACGGGACGAGACGGGCGGCGAGTATCACGAACGGGAGCGGGAACGGACCGAGCGAGGTGAGCCGGAGTGA
- a CDS encoding acetoacetate decarboxylase family protein, giving the protein MSDHQFTPETYTGMPEGTAVSPPQLIKNARMLIVGYEADPDVLADALPPGLEPHPNTLVQLNTYRVPSAERTSHLEPYTLTYLTVEVADHDSRAISTAQGEMPVPGRFWVGYWTDSPQMRTFTREAGGIPSLAGSCEWDEAGGQLISTLSVDGDPVLEAEATVGDQQIDTLTGHLNYYAHRQFPDPAGGRAQVSELLEFPIPFVSELYEAEVDRIDFEFPEESPFQRFAPVEPLSTPSVLHGTVTFTYPQGRRIRDYLAADS; this is encoded by the coding sequence ATGAGCGATCACCAGTTCACCCCCGAGACGTACACCGGAATGCCCGAGGGAACGGCCGTCTCGCCGCCCCAGCTGATCAAGAACGCGCGCATGCTCATCGTCGGCTACGAGGCCGATCCCGACGTGCTCGCGGACGCACTGCCGCCCGGGCTCGAGCCCCACCCGAACACCCTCGTCCAGCTGAACACGTATCGGGTGCCGTCGGCCGAGCGAACGAGTCACCTCGAGCCGTACACGCTCACCTACCTGACAGTGGAAGTCGCGGACCACGACAGCCGCGCGATCAGCACTGCTCAAGGCGAGATGCCCGTTCCCGGCCGCTTCTGGGTCGGCTACTGGACCGATTCCCCGCAGATGCGAACGTTCACCCGCGAGGCCGGCGGGATCCCGAGTCTCGCCGGGTCGTGTGAGTGGGACGAAGCCGGCGGACAATTGATCTCGACGCTCTCGGTCGACGGTGACCCGGTTCTCGAGGCCGAAGCGACCGTCGGTGACCAGCAAATCGACACGCTCACCGGCCACCTCAACTATTATGCGCACCGCCAGTTCCCGGATCCTGCGGGGGGCCGAGCGCAGGTCAGCGAACTCCTCGAGTTCCCGATCCCCTTCGTCAGCGAGCTGTACGAGGCCGAGGTCGATCGCATCGACTTCGAGTTCCCCGAGGAGTCGCCGTTCCAGCGCTTCGCCCCGGTCGAACCGCTTTCGACGCCGTCGGTTCTCCACGGGACGGTCACGTTCACGTACCCGCAGGGGCGCCGGATCCGGGACTACCTCGCTGCGGACTCGTAA
- a CDS encoding ABC transporter ATP-binding protein has protein sequence MTTVDDEPLIRAAGLEKHYTTADGFLDRLLGRAETVRAVDGVDLEIRAGETLGLVGESGCGKTTLGRTLVRLLEPTAGTITYRGTEVTGCSRSRLRELRTEIQYVFQNPMASLNPQLTVADIVGEALEVHDIVPAERRDERVRELLETVGLQAGHASRYPREFSGGQRQRVAIARALAVEPNFIVCDEPVSALDVSVQARILNLLSDLQDEFDLSYLFIAHDLSVVEHVADRVAVMYLGEIVETGTTAEVFDAPSHPYTEALLSAIPEPDPCWEGDRIVLEGDVPSPTDPPSGCRFHTRCPKVVPPAEYDLTDDSFRAIMRLRTRLAKADADAEPETLLPRSDDSEPVGDGIREVHGIPHHLRDPDADAALSDALEAAAAGDLEAARDRLASAFETPCETVEPKLTDGTAQHPIACHRFDERFAGDAEAAVDDISSNRTD, from the coding sequence GTGACGACGGTCGACGACGAGCCCCTGATCCGGGCGGCGGGCCTCGAGAAGCACTACACCACCGCCGACGGCTTCCTCGATCGGCTCCTCGGGCGCGCGGAGACGGTTCGAGCGGTCGACGGCGTCGACCTCGAAATCCGCGCGGGCGAGACCCTCGGACTGGTCGGCGAGAGCGGCTGCGGCAAGACGACGCTCGGCCGAACGCTCGTCCGGTTGCTCGAGCCGACTGCCGGCACGATCACCTACCGGGGAACCGAGGTGACGGGCTGCTCCCGGTCGCGACTCCGGGAGCTTCGGACCGAGATCCAGTACGTCTTCCAGAACCCGATGGCCAGTCTCAACCCGCAGTTGACGGTCGCCGATATCGTCGGGGAAGCCCTCGAGGTTCACGATATCGTGCCCGCCGAGCGACGCGACGAGCGCGTTCGGGAACTGCTCGAAACGGTCGGACTGCAGGCCGGACACGCGAGCCGGTACCCCCGCGAGTTTTCGGGCGGCCAGCGCCAGCGAGTCGCCATCGCTCGCGCGCTCGCCGTCGAACCGAATTTTATCGTCTGTGACGAGCCCGTCTCCGCGCTCGACGTCTCGGTACAGGCGCGGATCCTCAACCTGCTGTCCGACCTGCAGGACGAGTTCGACCTCTCCTATCTGTTCATCGCCCACGATCTCTCGGTGGTCGAGCACGTCGCCGATCGGGTGGCGGTGATGTATCTCGGGGAGATCGTCGAAACCGGAACGACCGCCGAGGTCTTCGACGCCCCGTCACACCCCTACACTGAGGCGCTGCTGTCGGCCATCCCCGAACCCGACCCCTGCTGGGAGGGCGACCGGATCGTCCTCGAGGGAGACGTGCCCTCACCGACCGATCCCCCCTCGGGCTGTCGGTTCCACACGCGCTGTCCGAAGGTCGTTCCGCCCGCGGAATACGACCTGACGGACGATTCGTTCCGTGCTATTATGCGACTCCGAACCCGACTCGCGAAGGCGGACGCCGACGCGGAGCCCGAGACACTCCTCCCGCGATCCGACGACTCCGAACCCGTCGGTGACGGAATCCGGGAAGTCCACGGGATTCCCCACCACCTGCGCGATCCGGACGCGGACGCCGCTCTCTCGGACGCGCTCGAGGCCGCCGCTGCCGGCGATCTCGAGGCCGCACGGGACCGGCTCGCGTCGGCGTTCGAGACGCCCTGCGAGACGGTCGAGCCGAAATTGACCGACGGAACGGCACAGCATCCGATCGCCTGCCACCGGTTCGACGAGCGGTTCGCGGGCGACGCCGAAGCAGCCGTCGACGACATCTCATCCAATAGAACCGACTGA
- a CDS encoding 30S ribosomal protein S27e yields MAGNFYSVRCSDCENEQTVFGKASSEVACAVCGTTLVRPTGGKAEIEHEILETVESR; encoded by the coding sequence ATGGCAGGAAATTTCTACAGCGTTCGATGCAGTGATTGCGAGAACGAACAGACCGTCTTCGGCAAGGCCTCCTCGGAGGTCGCCTGTGCCGTCTGCGGGACGACGCTCGTGCGACCGACCGGCGGCAAAGCCGAGATCGAACACGAGATCCTCGAAACAGTCGAGTCACGATGA
- a CDS encoding 50S ribosomal protein L44e: protein MQMPRRFNTYCPFCNEHHEHEVEKSRTGRSSGMKWDARRTRRNSSTIGNSGRFSKVPGGEKPTKKTDLKYRCSECGKAHLREGWRAGRLEFQE, encoded by the coding sequence ATGCAGATGCCACGCCGATTCAATACGTACTGTCCGTTCTGTAACGAGCACCACGAACACGAAGTCGAGAAGTCCCGAACGGGCCGTTCCTCCGGCATGAAATGGGACGCTCGCCGTACCCGACGCAACAGCTCGACCATCGGGAACTCCGGTCGCTTCTCGAAAGTGCCCGGCGGCGAAAAGCCGACCAAGAAGACCGACCTCAAGTACCGCTGCAGCGAATGCGGCAAGGCCCACCTCCGCGAGGGATGGCGCGCCGGCCGACTCGAGTTCCAGGAGTGA
- a CDS encoding ABC transporter permease: MSLGRYVLTRVLVTVPVLLGVTALTFSFLHVLPGDPIDVIVGFRTVSPATEASIRAEYHLDEPLWKQYLLWLRDAIALEFGRSPISGRSVTATIGRRLPATVALGGAAWLLALAIGVPAGIVAAVKRGEPADELTRLGALAGIATPNFWLGLILLLVFSVRLGWFRVIPPDAPLASLAMAKFMILPTITLGTASAALVTRLLRSSMRQELDAPYVRTARAKGLRERTVILKHVLRNSLLPVVTVAGLQLAFLVDGAVVVEQIFSWPGMGRLLVRSILQRDYPVIQAAVLVIGVSIVLANLLVDIVYALLDPRIRY; encoded by the coding sequence ATGTCGCTGGGTCGATACGTTCTCACGCGAGTGCTGGTCACGGTTCCAGTCCTGCTCGGCGTCACCGCGCTCACGTTCTCGTTTCTCCACGTGCTCCCGGGCGACCCGATCGACGTGATCGTCGGCTTTCGGACCGTCAGTCCCGCGACCGAGGCGTCGATCCGAGCCGAGTACCACCTCGACGAGCCGCTGTGGAAACAGTACCTGCTGTGGTTGCGGGACGCGATCGCGCTCGAATTCGGGCGCTCGCCGATCTCCGGCCGGAGCGTCACGGCGACGATCGGTCGGCGACTTCCCGCGACGGTCGCACTCGGCGGGGCGGCGTGGCTCCTCGCGCTCGCGATCGGCGTGCCGGCCGGGATCGTCGCTGCGGTCAAGCGGGGCGAGCCGGCCGACGAACTCACTCGGCTCGGGGCACTCGCCGGGATCGCGACGCCGAACTTCTGGCTCGGCCTGATCCTGTTGTTGGTGTTCAGCGTCCGGCTGGGCTGGTTCCGCGTCATTCCGCCGGACGCACCGCTGGCGAGTCTCGCGATGGCGAAGTTCATGATCCTGCCGACGATCACGCTTGGGACGGCCTCGGCCGCACTCGTCACGCGACTGTTGCGATCCTCGATGCGGCAGGAACTCGACGCGCCCTACGTCAGGACGGCCCGCGCGAAGGGGCTCCGCGAGCGGACGGTGATCCTGAAACACGTCCTGCGGAACTCCCTGTTGCCGGTCGTGACCGTCGCCGGCCTCCAGCTGGCGTTTCTGGTCGACGGCGCCGTCGTCGTCGAACAGATCTTCTCGTGGCCGGGCATGGGGCGGCTGCTGGTTCGGTCCATCCTGCAGCGAGACTACCCCGTCATCCAGGCCGCCGTCCTGGTCATCGGCGTCTCGATCGTCCTCGCGAACCTGCTCGTCGACATCGTCTACGCGCTCCTCGACCCACGAATTCGATACTAA
- a CDS encoding HAH_0734 family protein encodes MKQLIIHGDPGIRNGAIIRYEGDEAESEVVCFGINRNGEYHGPDRVQLWCTVGSEDEYEDYEKRNFTPHFLDVDRVDAEDVEVIRPKSDLAI; translated from the coding sequence ATGAAGCAGCTTATCATCCACGGGGATCCCGGCATTCGGAACGGGGCCATCATCCGATACGAGGGAGACGAGGCGGAATCGGAGGTGGTCTGCTTCGGGATCAACAGAAACGGCGAGTACCACGGGCCCGATCGCGTCCAGCTCTGGTGTACCGTCGGGTCCGAGGACGAGTACGAGGACTACGAGAAGCGAAACTTCACGCCACACTTCCTCGACGTCGATCGCGTCGACGCCGAGGACGTCGAGGTCATCCGCCCGAAGAGCGATCTCGCGATCTAG
- a CDS encoding alpha/beta fold hydrolase, with product MADRTLASEAWWSEYRDVVNADPEMTQHGRDAFDEDFLVGIGDEHFLLEMHDGEVQDVRTPGLDDAWSFGVVGPREAWEEFVSEVPAAHHNEVFASFYRTAVKGEEGYFDLIGNHKKIFQNFRGFQRALDLMRTAHNGGEPRTEGTHRPREATDEPITGQYVTIDLDGVDHRIYYEAAGPADGIPLLCQHTAGCNNQQWRHVLNDPEITEHFRVVAYDLPRHGKSVPPSSESWWADQYDLTAERFTDTIVSIADALELEDPVFIGSSMGGTITLELADWHADRFRALIGLEAGLFTPGFYIQWLDHPHVNANDVNSHATWGLMAPHGPEWARRETLYLYEQGANGVLKGDLHYYSMDHDYSETADQIDATQVRMYLMNGEYDYLTNPAAAREAAAAIGDGATAHEMKATGHFPMSERPELFRAYLEPVLDDIRGVRDEPITEVFAPEDFGVEANK from the coding sequence ATGGCAGATCGAACGCTGGCCAGCGAGGCGTGGTGGAGCGAGTATCGAGACGTCGTGAACGCGGACCCGGAGATGACTCAGCACGGTCGCGACGCGTTCGACGAGGACTTCCTCGTCGGGATCGGTGACGAGCACTTCCTGCTCGAGATGCACGATGGCGAGGTACAGGACGTCCGGACGCCGGGACTGGACGACGCGTGGTCGTTCGGCGTCGTCGGGCCGCGCGAGGCGTGGGAGGAGTTCGTCAGCGAGGTTCCGGCGGCCCACCACAACGAGGTGTTCGCCTCCTTCTACCGGACCGCGGTCAAGGGCGAGGAGGGCTACTTCGACCTGATCGGCAACCACAAGAAGATCTTCCAGAACTTTCGAGGATTCCAGCGCGCGCTCGACCTGATGCGGACGGCCCACAACGGCGGCGAACCGCGCACTGAAGGCACCCATCGGCCGCGGGAAGCGACGGACGAGCCCATCACGGGCCAGTACGTCACGATCGATCTCGACGGGGTCGACCACCGCATCTACTACGAAGCGGCCGGCCCGGCGGACGGCATCCCGCTCCTCTGCCAGCACACGGCCGGGTGTAACAACCAGCAGTGGCGGCACGTGCTGAACGACCCCGAGATAACCGAGCACTTCCGGGTCGTCGCCTACGACCTGCCACGCCACGGGAAGTCAGTTCCACCGTCGAGCGAATCGTGGTGGGCCGACCAGTACGACCTCACCGCCGAGCGGTTCACCGATACTATCGTCTCGATCGCCGACGCCCTCGAGCTCGAGGACCCCGTGTTCATCGGCTCGAGCATGGGCGGGACGATCACGCTCGAACTCGCGGATTGGCACGCCGACCGGTTCCGGGCGTTGATCGGCCTCGAGGCGGGCCTGTTCACGCCCGGATTCTACATCCAGTGGCTCGACCACCCGCACGTCAACGCGAACGACGTCAACTCCCACGCGACGTGGGGGCTGATGGCTCCCCACGGGCCGGAGTGGGCGCGCCGCGAAACGCTGTACCTGTACGAACAAGGAGCCAACGGCGTCCTCAAGGGCGATCTCCACTACTACTCGATGGACCACGATTACAGCGAGACCGCCGACCAGATCGACGCCACACAGGTCCGGATGTACCTCATGAACGGCGAGTACGATTACCTGACTAACCCCGCCGCCGCCCGCGAGGCCGCCGCGGCGATCGGCGACGGCGCGACCGCCCACGAGATGAAGGCGACCGGCCACTTCCCGATGAGCGAGCGTCCGGAGCTGTTCCGGGCCTACCTCGAGCCGGTCCTCGACGATATCCGCGGCGTCCGAGACGAGCCGATCACCGAGGTCTTCGCGCCCGAAGATTTCGGCGTGGAAGCGAACAAGTAA